The Salegentibacter mishustinae genome includes a window with the following:
- a CDS encoding ZIP family metal transporter, with the protein MPEVLLIILYSAFSGITVFFGGLVSYFFGKEFSGNKHKKEINHFVIAFGGGIILAALALVLIPKGIEELELFPLILCFAAGTLIFFFLDKKIEKSGSKYSQLIAMLLDFIPEALALGAIFATDRKTGILLAVFIGLQNLPESFNSYQDLTANTFKPKKALSILFLLSFMGIIGATTGFYLLSDLPKVTAGIMTFASGGILYLIFQDIAPSVKLKKTWLPALGANLGFLIGIIGDKLIH; encoded by the coding sequence ATGCCAGAAGTTTTACTTATTATACTTTACTCTGCTTTTTCAGGAATTACCGTATTTTTTGGTGGATTAGTATCTTATTTCTTCGGAAAAGAATTTAGCGGAAATAAGCATAAAAAGGAAATTAATCATTTTGTAATTGCCTTTGGTGGTGGTATTATCCTTGCCGCACTTGCCCTAGTTTTAATTCCAAAGGGCATAGAAGAATTAGAGCTTTTCCCGCTAATATTGTGTTTCGCAGCAGGAACATTAATTTTCTTCTTTTTAGATAAGAAAATAGAAAAATCGGGCAGTAAATATTCACAGCTCATAGCAATGTTACTGGATTTTATTCCTGAAGCCCTTGCGCTTGGAGCTATTTTTGCCACAGATAGAAAAACCGGAATTCTACTGGCTGTTTTCATCGGACTCCAAAATCTACCGGAATCTTTTAATTCTTACCAAGATCTTACCGCAAATACATTTAAACCCAAAAAAGCACTTAGTATCCTGTTTTTATTAAGTTTTATGGGTATAATTGGTGCTACTACCGGCTTCTATTTGCTTAGTGATTTGCCAAAAGTAACCGCAGGAATTATGACTTTTGCCAGTGGTGGAATTTTATACCTTATTTTCCAGGATATTGCACCCAGTGTAAAACTGAAAAAGACCTGGTTACCGGCATTAGGAGCAAACCTGGGATTTTTAATAGGAATTATTGGCGATAAACTTATTCATTAA
- the folB gene encoding dihydroneopterin aldolase, whose protein sequence is MGSIKLKNIKVFAYHGCLDEEGKIGSDYRVNLKVKGDLSHSAKTDALADTIDYVHLNKIVKEEMAIRSKLLETVAERILKRVLDEIILVQKAKVEVSKINPPIGGNVAMVSVIRSKSR, encoded by the coding sequence TTGGGAAGTATCAAATTAAAAAATATCAAGGTTTTTGCCTATCACGGTTGTCTTGATGAAGAAGGAAAAATAGGTAGCGATTATCGTGTAAACCTTAAAGTTAAAGGCGATCTGTCTCACTCTGCCAAAACAGATGCGCTCGCAGATACCATTGATTATGTACATCTAAACAAAATTGTAAAGGAAGAGATGGCTATTAGGTCTAAACTTCTGGAAACTGTGGCCGAACGTATCCTAAAACGGGTTTTAGATGAAATCATCCTGGTACAAAAGGCAAAAGTTGAAGTATCTAAGATTAATCCGCCTATTGGTGGAAACGTGGCTATGGTTAGCGTTATAAGAAGTAAATCGCGCTAA